Proteins encoded within one genomic window of Streptomyces sp. NBC_01314:
- a CDS encoding aldose 1-epimerase → MSSEEIRLAAGDAEVALAPGNGGRVAGLRVGGVELLRQGERFGCFPMVPWCGRIRDGRFRDGGSVQQMPLNAPPHAIHGTTREGAWRVASHGGTEAVLTYDLVEPWPYPGRVTQVVTLTPDALTLTMSVEAHDSSFPAQIGWHPWFNRNLSGGEDVRIDFTPTWQEERGADHLPTGKRLDPGPGPWDDCFGMPDGVDVTLTWPERLELKVASREEWVVIYDEQAEAVCVEPQTGPPDGLNTHPRLVTPIDPLEATTTWTWRHL, encoded by the coding sequence GTGAGTAGCGAAGAGATCAGGTTGGCCGCGGGTGACGCGGAGGTGGCGCTGGCGCCGGGGAACGGTGGCCGGGTGGCGGGCCTGCGGGTCGGTGGGGTCGAACTGCTGCGGCAGGGCGAGCGGTTCGGCTGCTTCCCGATGGTGCCGTGGTGCGGACGGATTCGGGACGGACGGTTCCGCGACGGCGGCAGCGTGCAGCAGATGCCCCTCAACGCCCCGCCCCACGCCATCCACGGCACGACCCGCGAGGGAGCCTGGCGCGTCGCGAGCCACGGCGGTACCGAGGCCGTCCTCACCTACGACCTCGTGGAGCCCTGGCCCTACCCCGGCCGCGTCACCCAGGTGGTCACCCTCACCCCGGACGCCCTGACCCTCACCATGTCCGTGGAGGCGCACGACTCCTCCTTCCCGGCTCAGATCGGCTGGCACCCCTGGTTCAACCGGAACCTGTCCGGCGGCGAGGACGTACGGATCGACTTCACGCCCACGTGGCAGGAGGAGCGCGGCGCGGACCACCTCCCCACCGGCAAGCGCCTCGACCCCGGGCCCGGCCCCTGGGACGACTGCTTCGGCATGCCCGACGGCGTCGACGTCACCCTCACCTGGCCGGAACGGCTGGAACTGAAGGTCGCCTCCCGCGAGGAATGGGTCGTGATCTACGACGAACAGGCGGAGGCCGTGTGCGTCGAACCCCAGACCGGCCCGCCCGACGGCCTCAACACCCACCCCCGCCTGGTCACCCCCATCGACCCCCTGGAAGCCACGACGACCTGGACCTGGCGGCACCTGTAA
- the pyrE gene encoding orotate phosphoribosyltransferase: protein MTDVDVRGSLLQQIKDKAVVHGKVTLSSGLEADYYVDLRRVTLDGEAAPLVGQVLLDLTADLDFDAVGGLTMGADPVAGAMLHAAAARGRRLDAFVVRKAAKAHGLQRRVEGPEISGRRVLVVEDTSTTGGSPLAAVEAVREAGAEVVAVATIVDRATGAAEKIEQGAGVPYLFAFSKDELGID from the coding sequence ATGACTGACGTGGACGTACGTGGATCTTTGCTGCAGCAGATCAAGGACAAGGCCGTGGTGCACGGCAAGGTGACCCTGTCGTCGGGTCTGGAGGCGGACTACTACGTCGACCTGCGCCGCGTCACCCTCGACGGCGAGGCCGCCCCGCTGGTCGGGCAGGTACTGCTCGACCTGACGGCCGACCTCGACTTCGACGCGGTCGGCGGTCTCACGATGGGCGCCGACCCCGTGGCCGGCGCGATGCTGCACGCGGCCGCCGCGCGGGGCCGCAGGCTGGACGCGTTCGTCGTCCGCAAGGCGGCCAAGGCGCACGGACTGCAGCGGCGGGTCGAAGGGCCGGAGATCAGCGGCCGACGCGTACTCGTCGTCGAGGACACCTCCACCACGGGCGGCTCCCCGCTGGCCGCCGTCGAGGCCGTGCGCGAGGCCGGGGCCGAGGTCGTCGCCGTCGCCACCATCGTCGACCGGGCGACCGGCGCCGCCGAGAAGATCGAGCAGGGCGCCGGAGTCCCGTACCTCTTCGCGTTCTCGAAGGACGAACTGGGCATCGACTGA
- a CDS encoding SRPBCC family protein has product MEHEVFVPVPVGRLREALSDPERVARAVPGLQQDAGTPPVAGRVKVRVAGHTITYRGTLRVTAQDDGSYAVEGDATEARGTGAVKLTLTLRLTPATEGTTLICTGTATADGRITELPADSVSSAVTRLLARFAENLATAAEPEPEPKPEPKPTAGSEAPESGTAESAEAADERGGEEDKPSAPVEDEPPASVFEAEVPPSALDPFAEGDFVAGGEPPAEAAHARRTMIGRSAEEVDHAPPRGRYAPVPAPEPVSASDTLRWAAPAAALAVASAIIVSRALRKRR; this is encoded by the coding sequence ATGGAGCATGAGGTGTTCGTTCCGGTTCCCGTCGGCCGCCTCCGGGAGGCGCTGTCCGACCCCGAGCGGGTGGCCCGAGCGGTCCCCGGGCTCCAGCAGGACGCGGGTACCCCGCCCGTCGCCGGCCGCGTGAAGGTACGCGTCGCCGGCCACACCATCACCTACCGCGGCACCCTCCGCGTGACCGCCCAGGACGACGGCTCCTATGCCGTGGAGGGCGACGCAACCGAGGCCCGAGGCACCGGCGCCGTGAAGCTCACCCTCACACTCCGCCTCACCCCGGCCACCGAGGGCACCACCCTCATCTGCACCGGCACAGCCACCGCCGACGGCCGCATCACCGAACTCCCGGCCGACTCGGTGTCCTCGGCGGTGACGCGACTGCTGGCGAGGTTCGCGGAGAACCTGGCGACGGCGGCCGAGCCCGAGCCCGAGCCGAAGCCCGAGCCGAAGCCCACGGCCGGATCCGAGGCCCCTGAATCCGGGACCGCTGAATCCGCTGAAGCCGCCGACGAGCGAGGCGGGGAGGAGGACAAGCCCTCGGCCCCCGTCGAGGACGAGCCGCCCGCCTCCGTCTTCGAGGCCGAGGTACCGCCGTCGGCGCTGGACCCCTTCGCCGAGGGGGACTTCGTCGCCGGGGGTGAGCCGCCGGCGGAGGCCGCGCACGCACGCCGGACGATGATCGGCCGTAGCGCGGAGGAGGTCGACCACGCACCGCCGCGCGGCCGGTACGCCCCGGTCCCGGCCCCCGAGCCCGTCTCCGCGAGCGACACCCTCCGCTGGGCGGCACCCGCGGCGGCCCTCGCCGTCGCCTCCGCCATCATCGTGAGCCGCGCCCTCCGCAAACGCCGCTGA
- a CDS encoding MFS transporter, translated as MADVRMASTQGKWILLTTVLGSSMALLDSTVVNVALPRIGLDLDADLASLQWIVNAYTLTLAGLILLGGALGDRFGRRKVFVVGVVWFAAASLLCGIAPNGGVLIAARALQGVGGALLTPGSLALIQASFHPDDRAKAVGLWSGFGGMGAAVGPFLGGWLVDGPGWRWVFLLNVPLALFCVPIALRHVPESADGRSHDRGFDILGAVLGAASLAFITYALIEARAGTLAVVVTAVAGVAAAVAFVQVERHRPDPMMPPDIFASRQFTAVNIVTLFVYAAFSGFFFLAALQLQVVSGYSALGAGTALLPITALMLLLSARAGALGERIGPRIPLTVGPLLCAAGVLLMLRVGPDAVYATDVLPALLVMGLGMVALVAPLTATVLASVSTDHAGLASGINNAAARAAGLLAVAALPLIAGMGPEAYRSPTQFDSAFDTAMVACALVLLVASALAYTTVRRPAPDCRHPECRTHGCVTAPPLEGTQTGETAEK; from the coding sequence ATGGCCGACGTACGCATGGCCTCCACCCAGGGCAAGTGGATCCTGTTGACCACCGTGCTCGGCTCCAGCATGGCCCTGCTGGACTCGACGGTCGTCAACGTCGCTCTTCCACGCATCGGCCTGGACCTGGACGCCGACCTCGCGAGCCTCCAGTGGATCGTCAACGCGTACACGCTCACCCTGGCCGGCCTGATCCTCCTGGGCGGCGCGTTGGGCGACCGCTTCGGCCGCCGCAAGGTGTTCGTCGTGGGCGTGGTGTGGTTCGCCGCGGCCTCGCTCCTCTGCGGCATCGCCCCGAACGGCGGCGTACTGATCGCCGCCCGAGCCCTCCAGGGCGTCGGTGGTGCCCTCCTCACCCCCGGTTCCCTGGCCCTCATCCAGGCGTCGTTCCACCCCGACGACCGCGCGAAGGCGGTCGGCCTGTGGTCCGGCTTCGGCGGCATGGGCGCGGCCGTCGGCCCGTTCCTGGGCGGCTGGCTGGTCGACGGACCCGGCTGGCGCTGGGTCTTCCTCCTGAACGTCCCCCTGGCCCTCTTCTGCGTTCCGATCGCCCTCCGCCACGTACCGGAATCCGCGGACGGCCGCAGCCACGACCGGGGCTTCGACATCCTGGGTGCCGTGCTCGGCGCCGCGTCCCTCGCCTTCATCACGTACGCGCTGATCGAGGCCCGAGCGGGCACCCTCGCGGTCGTGGTCACCGCAGTCGCCGGCGTGGCGGCGGCGGTGGCGTTCGTCCAGGTCGAACGCCACCGCCCCGACCCCATGATGCCGCCGGACATCTTCGCGTCCCGCCAGTTCACGGCGGTCAACATCGTCACCCTGTTCGTGTACGCGGCCTTCAGCGGCTTCTTCTTCCTCGCCGCGCTCCAGCTCCAGGTGGTCTCCGGCTACTCGGCCCTCGGCGCCGGCACGGCCCTCCTCCCCATCACCGCCCTGATGCTGCTCCTGTCCGCCCGCGCGGGCGCCCTCGGCGAACGCATCGGCCCCCGCATCCCCCTCACCGTCGGCCCCCTGCTGTGCGCGGCGGGCGTCCTGCTGATGCTCCGCGTGGGCCCCGACGCCGTGTACGCCACGGACGTCCTCCCCGCCCTCCTGGTCATGGGCCTCGGCATGGTCGCCCTCGTGGCCCCGCTGACCGCCACCGTCCTCGCCTCGGTCTCCACCGACCACGCCGGCCTCGCCAGCGGCATCAACAACGCCGCCGCCCGAGCGGCGGGCCTCCTGGCAGTGGCCGCACTGCCCCTGATCGCGGGCATGGGGCCGGAGGCGTACCGCTCACCCACGCAGTTCGACAGCGCGTTCGACACCGCCATGGTCGCCTGCGCCCTCGTCCTCCTCGTCGCCTCGGCCCTGGCCTACACCACGGTCCGCCGCCCCGCCCCCGACTGCCGCCACCCCGAATGCCGCACCCACGGCTGTGTGACGGCTCCACCGCTGGAGGGCACGCAGACGGGAGAGACGGCGGAGAAGTAA
- the fbaA gene encoding class II fructose-bisphosphate aldolase — protein sequence MPIATPEVYNEMLDRAKAGKFAYPAINVTSTQTLHAALRGFAEAESDGIVQISTGGAEFLGGQYSKEMVTGSVALAEFAHIVAEKYPVTVALHTDHCPKDKLDGYVRPLIAVSEERVARGATPLFQSHMWDGSAETLADNLSIAQELLARAAAAKIILEVEITPTGGEEDGVSHEINDSLYTTVDDAIRTAEALGLGEKGRYLLAASFGNVHGVYKPGNVVLRPDLLKQLNEGVAARFGKESPFDFVFHGGSGSTEEEIRTALENGVVKMNIDTDTQYAFTRPVAAHMFQNYDGVLKVDGEVGDKKTYDPRTWGKLAEASMAARVVEACGNLRSAGTKIK from the coding sequence ATGCCCATCGCAACCCCCGAGGTCTACAACGAGATGCTCGACCGGGCGAAGGCAGGCAAGTTCGCCTACCCGGCCATCAACGTGACCTCGACCCAGACGCTGCACGCCGCGCTGCGCGGCTTCGCGGAGGCGGAGAGCGACGGCATCGTCCAGATCTCGACCGGCGGCGCCGAGTTCCTGGGCGGTCAGTACAGCAAGGAAATGGTGACGGGTTCCGTCGCCCTGGCCGAGTTCGCGCACATCGTGGCCGAGAAGTACCCCGTCACGGTCGCGCTGCACACGGACCACTGCCCGAAGGACAAGCTGGACGGCTACGTACGTCCGCTGATCGCGGTGTCGGAGGAGCGGGTCGCGCGCGGCGCGACCCCCCTCTTCCAGTCGCACATGTGGGACGGTTCGGCGGAGACCCTCGCCGACAACCTCTCCATCGCGCAGGAGCTCCTCGCCCGCGCCGCCGCCGCGAAGATCATCCTTGAGGTCGAGATCACCCCGACCGGCGGCGAGGAGGACGGTGTCTCCCACGAGATCAACGACTCCCTCTACACGACGGTCGACGACGCGATCCGTACGGCCGAGGCGCTGGGCCTGGGCGAGAAGGGCCGCTACCTGCTGGCCGCGTCCTTCGGCAACGTCCACGGTGTCTACAAGCCGGGCAACGTCGTCCTGCGCCCCGACCTCCTGAAGCAGCTGAACGAGGGCGTCGCCGCCCGCTTCGGCAAGGAGTCCCCGTTCGACTTCGTCTTCCACGGCGGCTCCGGCTCCACCGAGGAGGAGATCCGCACGGCCCTGGAGAACGGCGTCGTCAAGATGAACATCGACACCGACACCCAGTACGCCTTCACGCGTCCGGTCGCGGCCCACATGTTCCAGAACTACGACGGCGTCCTGAAGGTCGACGGCGAGGTCGGCGACAAGAAGACCTACGACCCCCGCACCTGGGGCAAGCTCGCGGAGGCGTCGATGGCGGCCCGCGTCGTCGAGGCCTGCGGCAACCTGCGCTCGGCGGGCACGAAGATCAAGTAA